A stretch of Lathyrus oleraceus cultivar Zhongwan6 chromosome 6, CAAS_Psat_ZW6_1.0, whole genome shotgun sequence DNA encodes these proteins:
- the LOC127096667 gene encoding U-box domain-containing protein 6, with translation MLVNTTATIPICCEVKVHRSICIELQGFIDRILQIILSIESARPNCALAIQTLCSLHFTLDKAKFVIKHCSESSKLYLAITSQKILSRCEKIRISFEFYLDQIQNTVPIQLASVICAILEDLRDTKFSLEYEDGTRKVLHSLLEKEFPDSTSRENSELEAIQIVALMLDMKSSISLLEERKNLKKQIEKVKNTNQKEKELLEYLLYLLIKYEKFI, from the exons ATGTTGGTCAACACCACTGCTACAATTCCAATCTGTTGTGAAGTCAAG GTGCACCGTTCTATATGCATAGAGCTTCAAGGTTTCATTGATAGAATTTTGCAAATTATTTTATCCATTGAATCTGCGAGACCAAATTGTGCCTTGGCAATTCAAACATTATGCTCTTTGCACTTCACTTTGGATAAAGCCAAGTTCGTTATCAAACACTGTTCCGAGTCCAGTAAACTCTACTTG GCAATAACATCACAGAAGATACTTTCAAGATGTGAAAAGATAAGAATCTCTTTTGAGTTTTACTTGGATCAGATTCAAAATACTGTTCCCATTCAATTAGCTTCTGTG ATATGTGCAATACTAGAGGATCTAAGGGATACAAAGTTTTCATTAGAATATGAAGATGGGACTAGGAAAGTTTTACATTCACTACTTGAGAAGGAATTTCCAGATTCAACTTCTAGAGAGAATTCAGAACTTGAAGCTATTCAAATTGTGGCTTTGATGTTGGATATGAAGTCTTCAATCTCTCTCTTAGAAGAGAGAAAGAATCTTAAGAAGCAAATTGAAAAAGTCAAAAACACAAACCAAAAGGAGAAGGAACTTCTAGAATACCTTTTGTATTTGTTGATTAAATATGAGAAATTTATTTGA
- the LOC127096666 gene encoding FACT complex subunit SSRP1, protein MTDGHLFNNITLGGRGGTNPGQIKIYSGGIVWKRQGGGKSIDVDKSDIMGVTWMKVPKTNQLGVQIKDGLFYKFTGFRDQDVVSLANYFQNTFGITVEEKQLSVTGRNWGEVDLNGNMLAFMVGSKQAFEVSLADVSQTNLQGKNDVILEFHVDDTTGANEKDSLMEMSFHIPSSNTQFVGDENHPSAQVFRDRIMSMADVGAGGEDAVVTFDGIAILTPRGRYSVELHLSFLRLQGQANDFKIQYSSVVRLFLLPKSNQPHTFVIISLDPPIRKGQTLYPHIVMQFETDTVVDSELAISEDLYNSKYKDKLELSYKGLIHEVFTTVLRGLSGGKVTKPGKFRSCQDGYAVKSSLKAEDGILYPLEKSFFFLPKPPTLILHEEIDYVEFERHAAGGSNMHYFDLLIRLKSEQEHLFRNIQRNEYHNLYGFISSKGLKIMNLADAQPAVGGVAKVLENDDDDAVDPHLERIRNEAGGDESDEEDSDFVIDKDDGGSPTDDSGADDSDASQSGGETEKPAKKEPKKDLSSKASSSKKRSKDADVDGVKKKQKKKKDPNAPKRALSGFMFFSQMERENLKKTNPGISFTDVGRVLGEKWKNLSAEEKEPYEAKAQADKKRYKDEISGYKNPQPLNIDSGNESDSA, encoded by the exons ATGACAGACGGTCATCTCTTCAACAATATTACCCTCGGCGGCCGCGGTGGCACG AATCCGGGGCAGATAAAAATATATTCTGGTGGGATTGTATGGAAGAGACAAGGAGGTGGTAAATCGATTGATGTTGATAAGTCGGATATAATGGGTGTGACATGGATGAAGGTTCCAAAGACTAATCAACTTGGTGTTCAGATTAAAGATGGGCTGTTCTACAAATTCACTGGTTTTCGTGATCAG GATGTTGTAAGCTTGGCCAATTATTTCCAAAACACCTTTGGCATAACTGTTGAGGAGAAGCAACTTTCTGTTACTGGGCGCAATTGGGGAGAAGTTGACCTAAATG GAAATATGCTGGCTTTCATGGTTGGTTCAAAGCAAGCTTTTGAGGTGTCTTTAGCAGATGTCTCTCAAACAAACCTTCAAGGAAAAAATGATGTGATATTGGAGTTTCATGTGGATGACACAACTGGAGCAAATGAG AAAGATTCTTTGATGGAGATGAGTTTCCACATACCAAGTTCCAACACCCAGTTTGTTGGTGATGAAAATCACCCTTCTGCTCAG GTTTTCCGTGATAGAATAATGTCTATGGCTGATGTTGGTGCTGGAGGAGAAGATGCCGTTGTTACGTTTGATGGTATTGCAATCCTTACACCAAG AGGACGATACAGTGTTGAGTTACACCTGTCATTCTTGCGACTTCAAGGACAGGCTAACGATTTCAAAATCCAGTACAGCAGTGTGGTTCGCCTATTTTTACTTCCTAAG TCTAATCAGCCGCATACCTTTGTCATTATTAGTCTTGATCCCCCTATTCGGAAGGGACAAACTTTGTACCCTCACATAGTGATGCAG TTTGAAACTGATACTGTGGTCGATAGTGAATTGGCAATAAGTGAAGATCTTTATAACTCAAAATACAAAGACAAGTTGGAGCTGTCTTACAAG GGGCTTATCCATGAAGTATTCACCACAGTATTACGTGGTTTGTCTGGGGGCAAAGTTACTAAGCCTGGAAAATTTAGGAGTTGTCAAGATGGTTATGCAGTGAAATCATCTTTGAAAGCTGAAGATGGAATTCTGTATCCCCTTGAGAAGAGCTTCTTCTTTCTACCTAAACCTCCCACTCTTATTCTTCATGAAGAG ATTGACTATGTGGAATTTGAGAGACATGCTGCTGGTGGTTCAAACATGCATTATTTTGACCTTCTTATCAGACTAAAATCTGAGCAAGAGCATCTCTTCCGTAATATTCAGAGAAATGAGTACCACAATTTGTATGGTTTTATAAG TTCGAAGGGCTTGAAAATTATGAATTTAGCTGATGCCCAACCAGCTGTTGGTGGTGTGGCTAAGGTTCTTGAGAATGATGACGATGATGCTGTTGATCCACATCTTGAGCGCATCAGAAATGAAGCTGGTGGAGATGAAAGTGACGAGGAG GATTCAGATTTTGTTATCGACAAGGATGATGGAGGTTCTCCTACTGATGATTCTGGTGCAGATGACTCTGATGCCAGCCAAAGTGGTGGTGAGACGGAG AAGCCTGCCAAGAAGGAACCAAAGAAGGACTTGTCTTCTAAGGCGTCTAGTTCTAAGAAGAGATCAAAAGATGCTGATGTTGATGGAGTaaagaagaaacagaagaagaaAAAGGACCCAAATGCACCTAAGAGGGCACTGTCTGGTTTCATGTTCTTTTCTCAaatggaaagagag AATCTAAAGAAAACTAATCCTGGAATTTCATTTACGGATGTGGGAAGAGTACTCGGAGAGAAATGGAAAAACCTGTCAG CGGAGGAGAAGGAACCTTACGAGGCAAAAGCCCAAGCGGATAAAAAGCGTTACAAGGATGAGATTAGTGGCTACAAGAATCCTCAACCTTTGAATATTGATTCTGGAAATGAGTCTGACAGTGCCTAA
- the LOC127096669 gene encoding uncharacterized protein LOC127096669 — translation MVAKLSIYLVFALMVLPYYPVLCQDYELQSLIDQAHQYGISQETVVEAERIIGDSSMEQVKDDALRDGSLADWVIEATEDENAPPPPEAPTGFPSDVENSPNLAPIFSPNAGPELAPTNAPLSAPLSAPLSAPSPAPYAASPRA, via the exons ATGGTGGCAAAGTTATCAATTTATTTGGTGTTTGCATTGATGGTGTTACCATACTATCCAGTTTTGTGTCAAGATTATGAATTGCAAAGTCTAATAGACCAAGCACACCAATATGGTATCTCTCAAGAAACAGTTGTTGAGGCTGAAAGAATTATAGGAGATAGTTCTATGGAACAAGTTAAGGATGATGCTTTGCGTGACGGATCATTGGCTGATTGGGTTATAGAAGCAAC TGAGGATGAAAACGCACCACCACCACCAGAAGCACCAACAGGTTTCCCTAGTGATGTAGAGAATTCACCGAATTTGGCTCCAATTTTTTCTCCAAATGCAGGACCTGAACTAGCACCAACTAATGCACCTTTAAGTGCACCTTTAAGTGCACCTTTAAGTGCACCATCACCTGCCCCTTATGCAGCATCTCCCAGAGCATAA